In one Butyrivibrio proteoclasticus B316 genomic region, the following are encoded:
- a CDS encoding GNAT family N-acetyltransferase, producing MSEIEILKTGKLLSLRMITREDTDLVVKWRNNPRVRDNFVYREVFTREIHENWLEKSVFTGDVVQMIIMEKNNLRPVGSVYLRYTNEDKTEAEYGIFIGEDDAIGKGYGNETACLTTEYARDELGIKRLILRAFCYNTAAIKSYTKAGFVKYQDLPGVLCSDGQKSDMILMENNL from the coding sequence ATGAGTGAAATAGAGATACTAAAAACAGGTAAACTTTTGAGCCTTAGAATGATAACAAGAGAGGACACTGATCTTGTTGTTAAGTGGCGTAATAATCCAAGAGTCAGGGACAATTTTGTATACAGGGAAGTATTTACCAGAGAGATTCATGAAAACTGGCTTGAGAAATCTGTATTTACAGGTGATGTGGTTCAGATGATCATCATGGAAAAAAATAATCTTAGACCTGTCGGAAGTGTTTACTTAAGATACACAAATGAGGATAAAACTGAGGCAGAATATGGTATTTTTATCGGAGAGGACGATGCTATTGGAAAGGGCTATGGAAATGAAACAGCCTGTTTGACTACTGAGTATGCAAGAGATGAGCTTGGAATTAAGAGACTGATCCTTAGGGCTTTTTGCTATAATACTGCTGCTATCAAGAGTTATACGAAAGCAGGTTTTGTTAAATATCAGGATTTGCCGGGGGTTTTGTGTAGTGATGGTCAAAAAAGTGATATGATACTCATGGAGAATAATTTGTAA
- a CDS encoding ABC transporter ATP-binding protein: MRRIFKKINILLDRKQKLQMVGIVFLMLIGGILEALGIAILAPIMQIVVDPQKVEESKYLSALYHGLNLSSTTQLAEVIMASLILVFIIKNLVLFLINVVQLRFTYTNQFATSRRMMINFMLRPYEYYLNADTSVIQRSITSDVNNMYALILSILQLTSEIIVFICLVAFLLRMDASMTLTIALLLVTVLLIIKFVIKPVMVNAGQDNQDYYSGLYKWINESVTGIKEIKIANKENYFINGYADCGAGYVYAVQKYNLYNSTPRLLIETIAVAGMIGYMLLVMMRGTSLSTLLPQLTVLMAAATRLLPSANRINNYLTSIAYFEPFMMNVTDNLQQEIHDGSVSYNSDDYRKKKEVTKLPVKEHIEMTDICYKYPNTDSYILNKAAMSIPVGKSVGIVGTSGAGKTTIVDVLLGLLKPESGKIYADGADVMQNYQGWLKNIGYIPQTIFMVDSTIRKNVAFGYPDDEIDDNKVWNALKEASLDEFVKNLPEGLDTQIGERGIRLSGGQRQRIGIARALFEDPEVLVLDEATSALDNETEAAIMDSINRLHGKKTLIIIAHRLQTIEKCDMVYRIEDGKAVRDR; the protein is encoded by the coding sequence ATGCGTAGGATTTTTAAGAAGATCAATATTCTTTTAGACAGAAAACAGAAGTTGCAGATGGTGGGGATTGTTTTTCTGATGCTCATCGGAGGTATTCTGGAAGCTCTTGGAATTGCCATTTTGGCGCCTATTATGCAGATTGTGGTAGATCCGCAAAAGGTTGAGGAGAGCAAGTATCTGTCAGCCCTGTACCATGGTCTGAACCTGTCTAGTACTACTCAGCTTGCCGAAGTTATCATGGCAAGTCTTATTCTTGTTTTTATAATTAAGAATCTGGTGTTATTTCTGATAAATGTAGTGCAGCTTAGATTTACATATACAAACCAGTTTGCAACATCAAGGCGCATGATGATCAACTTTATGCTCAGACCCTATGAGTATTACCTTAATGCAGATACAAGCGTTATTCAGCGTAGTATCACCTCTGATGTCAATAACATGTACGCACTGATACTCAGCATTTTGCAGCTTACCAGTGAGATAATTGTATTCATATGTCTAGTGGCATTCCTTCTTAGAATGGATGCTTCTATGACTCTTACCATTGCACTGTTACTTGTAACCGTTCTGCTGATCATCAAATTTGTGATAAAGCCTGTCATGGTCAATGCCGGCCAGGACAATCAGGACTATTACAGCGGATTGTACAAGTGGATAAATGAGTCGGTTACCGGAATTAAAGAGATCAAAATTGCAAACAAAGAAAACTATTTCATAAATGGTTATGCAGATTGCGGAGCCGGATATGTTTATGCGGTACAGAAGTACAATCTTTATAATTCAACACCCAGACTTTTGATTGAGACGATAGCTGTAGCCGGAATGATAGGATATATGCTTCTTGTCATGATGAGAGGAACCTCACTTTCCACACTTCTTCCGCAGCTTACTGTTCTTATGGCAGCGGCTACAAGGCTTTTGCCAAGTGCCAACAGAATTAACAACTATCTTACATCTATTGCTTATTTTGAGCCCTTTATGATGAATGTAACAGATAACCTTCAGCAGGAAATCCACGATGGCTCAGTATCATATAATAGTGATGACTATAGGAAAAAGAAGGAAGTTACCAAGCTTCCTGTTAAAGAGCACATTGAGATGACTGATATTTGCTACAAGTATCCTAATACGGATTCTTACATACTCAATAAGGCTGCTATGAGCATACCTGTTGGTAAATCAGTGGGAATTGTAGGAACCTCCGGTGCTGGAAAGACTACAATAGTGGATGTTCTCCTTGGCCTCTTAAAGCCTGAGAGCGGTAAAATATATGCTGATGGCGCTGATGTAATGCAGAACTACCAGGGATGGCTCAAGAATATTGGTTACATTCCTCAGACTATATTTATGGTTGATTCAACAATACGTAAGAATGTTGCTTTTGGCTATCCGGATGATGAAATTGATGACAACAAAGTCTGGAATGCCCTAAAGGAAGCTTCACTTGATGAATTTGTCAAAAATCTTCCGGAGGGTCTCGATACACAGATTGGAGAGCGAGGAATCAGACTTTCGGGTGGACAGAGACAGAGGATCGGAATTGCCAGAGCTCTTTTTGAGGACCCTGAGGTACTGGTTCTTGATGAGGCTACATCAGCTCTTGATAATGAGACAGAAGCTGCAATCATGGATTCAATCAACAGACTTCATGGAAAGAAGACTCTTATCATTATAGCGCACAGACTTCAGACAATTGAGAAGTGCGATATGGTTTACAGAATAGAAGATGGAAAAGCGGTTCGTGACAGATAA
- a CDS encoding acyltransferase has protein sequence MSGGDKISKKRNANFELLRIVAMLMILTLHYNSHADVLLHLGVPAGRVQLFATILEGFCITGLNVYVFLSGYFLSKSRIKPSKIIQLICQVYFYTILISVAMMIVGVYVVHTDDSVFKTVQYLFPISSEHYWFVTAYIIMYVFAPIMNAAVDVLTKKQLKYTILGLLIWFCFIKSVVPVMFVTDHFGYDYGWFLCLYLIAAYVRKYDVVLFYNAKRSALVFVFSCLMIGIMSVVIYYYNLRFGGLNYYAEVPIHLNFVFTLTGSLGLFSLFRFYKMREGWFADVVRFIAPLTFGVYLLHMHIEIKDRWVIWLTHLLGEVPTESIILYLWHLIRSVLIVFAAGVFVDWIRKMIFDYVGRVLHDTWLFRKLRKWDDDLC, from the coding sequence ATGTCCGGTGGGGATAAGATAAGTAAAAAGAGAAATGCAAATTTTGAATTGTTGAGAATCGTAGCAATGCTTATGATTCTGACACTTCATTATAATTCGCATGCGGATGTTTTGCTTCATTTAGGAGTTCCGGCTGGAAGAGTACAGCTTTTTGCAACTATTTTGGAAGGCTTTTGTATCACAGGTCTAAATGTTTATGTATTTCTAAGTGGTTATTTCCTGTCCAAATCCAGGATAAAGCCCAGTAAAATAATACAGCTGATATGTCAGGTTTATTTTTATACTATTTTAATATCGGTTGCTATGATGATAGTCGGCGTATATGTCGTACATACAGACGACTCTGTTTTTAAAACAGTTCAGTATCTGTTCCCTATTTCGTCAGAGCATTACTGGTTTGTTACTGCTTATATCATTATGTATGTTTTTGCTCCAATCATGAATGCAGCAGTAGATGTGCTGACCAAAAAGCAGCTCAAATATACTATCCTTGGACTTCTTATATGGTTCTGCTTTATTAAGAGCGTTGTACCTGTGATGTTTGTGACGGACCATTTTGGGTATGACTATGGATGGTTTTTGTGCTTATACCTTATAGCTGCTTATGTTAGAAAATATGATGTAGTGCTATTCTATAATGCAAAAAGAAGTGCGTTGGTATTTGTATTTTCCTGTCTTATGATTGGAATTATGAGTGTTGTAATCTATTACTATAATCTGAGATTCGGCGGCCTCAATTACTACGCTGAAGTGCCGATACATCTTAACTTTGTCTTTACTCTCACAGGTTCTTTGGGACTTTTCTCATTATTTAGGTTCTACAAGATGAGAGAAGGATGGTTTGCAGATGTAGTTCGATTTATTGCTCCGCTTACTTTTGGAGTTTATCTACTGCACATGCACATTGAGATAAAGGACAGATGGGTGATTTGGCTTACACATCTTCTGGGAGAGGTACCGACAGAGAGTATTATTTTGTATTTGTGGCATCTTATAAGGTCAGTTCTTATTGTGTTTGCTGCAGGAGTTTTTGTAGATTGGATCAGGAAGATGATCTTTGATTATGTTGGGCGTGTATTACATGATACCTGGCTTTTTAGAAAACTCAGAAAATGGGATGATGATTTATGCTAA
- a CDS encoding DUF6020 family protein: MEKSNLGNQDTIRANRSAWLLSGLFGVLSASFIVWGYQLEKNDSINISDQNSLLVLVLMILVFTIDTKHIWDNYTQSFHGRKFMGTFRLEKIFGQKWEEPGKHDFLISWIILIALNLPVLLGVYPGFFVYDAQDELMEVITRSFSTHHPLVHVLLLGGTIALVHKFTGSWNLGIATYVFIQMLVITAVFAYVISFMRKRFIGKRGRILWILYYGVFPPIVMFTLCSCKDGLFSAFLILLTVLLIELTENPQSFISDKRKIGLFICVAALVPCFRHNGFYAYLVFIPFALFYFRKQLKTAIVPMLLIPVILYVIISAALSAALGCEGTHHQEKLTVPIMQMARVYTYDKESLSQDELSTLCDYIPDTNLDLYTPRVADLVKVAFNNEKYEQDSKSFWKLWFSLLKKHPMTYLNGWMLTSYGYWYPAADINVYKGTTVFTFTYDHSSYFGYEVEQPGERHSLIPAIDRIYRYISIGTFHDDYPVAALLLSPGLMLLIYLFTFMYRISQKNYKRVVPFIPIALTFLTVLLGPTYLPRYVLYLWTGFPLLMSTGSVSDLIKNNRCVNI, translated from the coding sequence ATGGAAAAAAGTAATTTGGGGAATCAGGATACAATAAGAGCTAACAGATCAGCCTGGCTTTTGTCAGGCTTATTTGGCGTTTTATCAGCATCTTTTATAGTCTGGGGATATCAGCTTGAAAAAAACGACAGCATAAATATATCTGACCAGAATTCTTTATTAGTATTAGTACTTATGATATTGGTATTTACAATTGATACTAAACATATTTGGGATAATTATACCCAGAGCTTCCATGGCAGGAAGTTTATGGGAACTTTCAGACTTGAGAAGATATTTGGACAGAAATGGGAAGAGCCGGGAAAACATGATTTTCTAATCAGCTGGATTATTCTTATTGCTCTTAACCTGCCTGTATTATTGGGAGTTTATCCTGGATTTTTTGTATATGACGCACAGGATGAACTGATGGAAGTCATAACCAGAAGTTTTTCAACGCACCATCCTCTTGTTCACGTGCTGCTTCTAGGCGGAACTATTGCACTCGTTCATAAGTTTACCGGGTCCTGGAATCTTGGTATTGCAACATATGTCTTTATACAGATGCTCGTGATCACAGCTGTTTTTGCATATGTTATTTCTTTTATGAGAAAGAGATTCATAGGAAAAAGGGGAAGAATACTGTGGATATTGTATTACGGTGTATTCCCACCAATCGTCATGTTTACACTGTGTTCGTGCAAGGACGGACTGTTTTCCGCATTTCTCATACTTCTGACAGTTCTTTTGATAGAACTTACAGAGAATCCTCAAAGTTTTATTTCAGATAAAAGAAAAATAGGTCTTTTTATATGTGTGGCAGCGCTTGTACCGTGCTTCAGACATAATGGTTTCTATGCATATCTTGTATTTATACCATTTGCACTTTTTTATTTCAGAAAGCAGCTCAAAACGGCAATTGTTCCAATGCTTCTTATTCCTGTGATACTGTATGTTATTATTTCTGCCGCATTGTCAGCTGCGCTTGGCTGCGAAGGAACTCATCATCAGGAAAAACTGACTGTGCCAATCATGCAGATGGCAAGAGTCTATACATATGATAAAGAGAGTTTGTCACAAGATGAGCTAAGTACTCTTTGCGACTATATTCCTGATACTAATCTTGACCTATATACTCCCAGAGTGGCAGATCTTGTTAAGGTAGCCTTTAATAATGAGAAATATGAGCAGGACTCAAAGAGCTTTTGGAAATTGTGGTTTTCTCTTTTGAAAAAGCACCCTATGACGTATCTTAACGGCTGGATGCTTACTTCGTATGGTTATTGGTATCCTGCAGCTGATATAAATGTCTATAAAGGGACAACTGTTTTTACTTTTACATACGATCATAGCTCATATTTTGGTTATGAAGTTGAACAGCCCGGAGAGAGGCACAGCCTGATACCGGCTATTGACAGGATATATAGATACATTTCTATAGGCACATTTCATGATGATTATCCTGTGGCGGCATTACTGCTGTCACCGGGACTAATGCTTCTCATATATTTGTTTACTTTTATGTATCGCATTTCACAAAAGAACTACAAAAGGGTAGTACCGTTTATTCCAATTGCATTAACTTTCCTTACGGTATTGTTGGGGCCAACTTATCTTCCAAGATATGTCTTATATCTTTGGACAGGGTTTCCTCTTTTGATGTCGACTGGGTCTGTGAGCGATTTGATTAAGAATAACAGGTGTGTTAATATTTAA
- a CDS encoding PseG/SpsG family protein: MDKKLIWIKANGNSELATGHIRRCMTIASELMRNGMDVEFILSDEYSANVLINLSDQENTAFDARILHTIYSEPMGDIPVLQGMLQDQVPDFFLMDSPFITPEYVDEVNRLFEECGHKVATGYIDDFNKNDYPVDLIINYDVSGPKDIYSARIKLLGGQFAPLRSEFGQTEYVINRHAKRAFLSAGGTDSHYVLGDILAEIYEADSPCRKVLDNSGLCCDVIVGALFEADYKRRLQEMADRHKAITLHSAVGNDMAAIMSKCDFAVSAGGATMYELCAVGVPTVIFSFNDKQADFAKGFDKAGAGKYAGDARDDHRLVQKIVTWGTAAVDNPGFRSRMSKKAKEIIDGKGTEKIADAILNLLM; this comes from the coding sequence ATGGATAAGAAACTGATCTGGATCAAGGCTAATGGTAATAGTGAACTTGCGACTGGACATATCAGGCGCTGCATGACTATTGCCAGTGAACTGATGAGAAATGGTATGGATGTTGAGTTCATATTATCTGATGAGTATAGTGCCAATGTACTGATAAACTTATCGGATCAGGAAAATACGGCTTTTGATGCCAGAATTCTTCATACCATATATTCTGAGCCTATGGGTGACATACCTGTTTTGCAGGGAATGCTTCAGGATCAGGTGCCGGATTTCTTCCTGATGGATTCGCCTTTTATAACGCCTGAATATGTCGATGAAGTTAACAGGCTATTTGAAGAGTGCGGTCACAAGGTAGCAACAGGATATATTGACGATTTCAACAAAAATGATTATCCTGTGGATTTGATAATTAATTATGACGTTTCCGGGCCAAAAGATATATATAGTGCCAGGATAAAGCTTTTGGGCGGGCAATTTGCTCCCCTTAGATCAGAATTCGGACAGACAGAATACGTTATAAATCGGCATGCCAAAAGAGCTTTTTTGTCTGCCGGAGGAACAGATTCCCATTACGTTTTGGGGGATATTCTGGCGGAAATCTACGAAGCAGACAGTCCATGCAGAAAAGTTCTTGATAATTCAGGACTTTGCTGTGATGTAATAGTTGGGGCTTTGTTTGAGGCTGACTACAAGAGACGTTTGCAGGAGATGGCAGACAGACATAAGGCTATCACATTGCATAGCGCAGTTGGAAATGATATGGCAGCCATAATGAGTAAGTGCGATTTTGCAGTTTCTGCAGGTGGTGCTACTATGTACGAGCTGTGTGCAGTAGGCGTGCCAACAGTCATTTTTAGTTTTAATGACAAGCAGGCTGATTTTGCCAAGGGCTTTGATAAGGCTGGTGCCGGCAAATATGCAGGAGATGCCAGAGATGATCACAGGCTTGTTCAGAAAATTGTCACCTGGGGAACCGCGGCAGTAGATAATCCGGGCTTTAGATCCAGAATGAGTAAGAAAGCCAAGGAAATCATAGACGGCAAGGGCACAGAAAAAATAGCGGATGCTATATTAAATCTTTTGATGTAG
- a CDS encoding polysaccharide biosynthesis protein: MSKKKEPFNYQKLYRRTGLIIYDIISIILASYVAILIRYEFNLDSIPDHFMTPVNTFLPINILLTFCVFYIFKLYDSLWAYAGEREMQNLVMACVISGVINAIGLQFFKSQSQPVPQSYYFLYTFILISLIFVSRFSYRFLRSQKHRAENRNNSKAVMVIGAGEAANIIIKDIITSNYSTMSIKCIIDDDPNKWGKYIQGIRVVGGRDRIEECADLYDIDEIIVAIPSVSRPELRKILEICKNTNCKLRSLPGMYQLVNGDVNVSRLRDVEVEDLLGRDPIAVDMDQIAGYVAGKVVMVTGGGGSIGSELCRQIAGHKPKRLIIVDIYENNAYDIQQELIRKYPEMDLVVLIASVRNTLRINNIFEEYKPDIVYHAAAHKHVPLMETSPGEAIKNNVFGTWKTAMAAAMNGTKKFVLISTDKAVNPTNVMGASKRICEMIVQTFNKHYDTEFVAVRFGNVLGSNGSVIPLFKKQIASGGPVTVTDPEIIRYFMTITEAVSLVLQAGAYAKGGEIFVLDMGEPVKILDLAENLIKLSGYKVGEDIKIEFTGLRPGEKLYEEMLMDEEGLQDTSNKMIHIGKPIDMDEMKFFSQLEKLNVAAREESPHIRELVKEIVETYNPDVHRYVMTRDRKEALEKTSELINSGAIQ; this comes from the coding sequence ATGAGTAAGAAAAAAGAACCTTTTAATTATCAAAAGCTTTATAGAAGGACAGGGCTTATCATATATGACATAATCAGCATCATTTTAGCAAGCTATGTGGCTATTCTGATCAGATATGAATTTAATCTGGATTCAATTCCGGATCATTTCATGACTCCTGTAAATACCTTTTTGCCAATAAATATACTGCTTACATTTTGTGTGTTCTATATATTTAAGCTGTACGACAGTCTATGGGCTTATGCCGGTGAAAGGGAAATGCAGAACCTGGTAATGGCCTGCGTGATTTCAGGTGTGATAAATGCGATAGGACTCCAGTTCTTTAAATCCCAGTCACAACCTGTTCCACAGAGTTATTATTTCCTGTATACCTTTATCCTTATCTCACTTATTTTTGTCAGCAGGTTTTCTTATAGATTTCTTCGCAGTCAGAAGCACAGAGCCGAGAACAGGAATAATAGTAAAGCGGTGATGGTAATTGGTGCAGGAGAAGCAGCAAATATCATTATCAAAGATATTATTACAAGCAACTATTCTACTATGTCCATTAAATGTATTATCGACGATGATCCTAATAAATGGGGCAAGTACATTCAGGGCATCAGAGTAGTAGGCGGTCGTGACAGAATCGAGGAATGTGCAGATCTGTACGATATCGATGAGATCATTGTTGCTATTCCATCTGTATCAAGACCGGAACTTAGAAAGATTCTTGAGATATGTAAGAACACTAATTGTAAGCTCCGCTCTCTGCCTGGAATGTACCAGCTTGTAAACGGTGATGTTAATGTTTCAAGACTTAGAGATGTAGAAGTAGAAGATCTCTTGGGAAGAGATCCTATTGCTGTTGACATGGATCAGATTGCGGGCTATGTTGCAGGCAAGGTTGTTATGGTAACAGGCGGTGGCGGATCTATTGGATCCGAGCTATGCAGACAGATTGCAGGACATAAGCCTAAGAGACTTATAATTGTAGATATCTATGAGAATAATGCTTACGATATACAGCAGGAGCTTATCCGTAAGTACCCGGAAATGGATTTGGTTGTGCTAATAGCTTCTGTCAGAAATACACTTCGTATTAACAATATTTTTGAGGAGTACAAGCCTGATATTGTTTATCATGCAGCTGCTCATAAGCATGTTCCGCTCATGGAGACAAGTCCCGGAGAGGCTATTAAGAACAACGTATTTGGAACCTGGAAGACTGCCATGGCAGCAGCAATGAATGGAACCAAGAAATTCGTTCTTATCTCCACAGATAAGGCTGTTAACCCTACTAATGTAATGGGAGCCAGCAAGAGAATCTGTGAGATGATTGTTCAGACTTTTAATAAGCACTATGATACTGAGTTTGTGGCAGTAAGATTTGGTAATGTACTTGGGTCAAACGGATCGGTTATTCCTCTTTTCAAAAAGCAGATTGCCTCGGGCGGCCCGGTAACAGTAACAGATCCTGAAATCATCAGATATTTTATGACTATAACAGAAGCGGTATCTCTTGTCCTTCAGGCAGGTGCTTATGCTAAGGGCGGAGAAATATTTGTCCTGGATATGGGCGAGCCTGTCAAGATACTTGATCTTGCTGAGAACCTGATCAAACTATCAGGATACAAGGTTGGAGAAGATATTAAGATTGAGTTTACCGGCCTTCGTCCCGGTGAGAAGCTTTATGAAGAGATGCTTATGGATGAGGAAGGCCTTCAGGATACATCCAATAAGATGATCCATATTGGCAAACCTATTGATATGGATGAGATGAAGTTCTTTTCACAGCTCGAGAAACTAAATGTTGCTGCAAGAGAAGAATCTCCACATATCAGGGAGCTGGTAAAAGAGATAGTTGAAACCTATAACCCGGATGTTCACAGATATGTTATGACAAGAGACAGGAAAGAAGCACTTGAGAAAACCTCAGAACTGATAAACAGCGGAGCTATACAGTAA
- a CDS encoding GtrA family protein — translation MREKKDIFDKIMSLPILNIFEPFYKKHKEGLLYLFFGGLTFFLSIFLFWFMDSVMHINEVVNNSIDWVICVAFQFFTNRTWVFDGKVETKKDFLKQAGSFTLGRLFTLVVEDLLILIFITWLGLPKMPVKLGATFVVIALNYIISKLIVFKKPGQSENLASEE, via the coding sequence ATGAGAGAAAAGAAAGATATTTTTGACAAAATCATGTCTTTGCCCATTCTGAATATATTTGAACCTTTTTACAAGAAGCATAAAGAAGGTTTGCTGTACCTCTTTTTTGGAGGACTTACTTTCTTTTTGAGCATTTTTCTTTTTTGGTTCATGGATAGTGTGATGCACATTAATGAGGTGGTCAATAACTCTATCGACTGGGTGATATGTGTAGCATTCCAGTTTTTTACCAACAGGACATGGGTATTTGATGGAAAGGTAGAAACCAAAAAAGATTTTCTGAAACAGGCTGGATCTTTTACATTAGGAAGACTTTTTACACTTGTAGTTGAAGATCTTTTGATACTGATCTTTATTACATGGCTTGGACTTCCGAAGATGCCTGTAAAACTTGGCGCTACATTTGTTGTAATAGCACTTAACTATATTATCAGTAAACTGATTGTCTTTAAGAAACCGGGCCAGTCAGAGAATCTGGCTTCAGAGGAGTAA
- the rffA gene encoding dTDP-4-amino-4,6-dideoxygalactose transaminase, with protein MRINFNVPPFTGKEFEYIKECVENQKICGDGPYTAKANEWIEKKTGVTKALLTTSCTHATEMSAILAGIKEGDEVILPSYTFVSTANAFVLRGAKVVFVDIRPDTMNIDENLIEQAITPKTKAIVPVHYAGVACEMDTIMDIAKRHNLIVIEDAAQGVMSTYKGRALGSIGDFGNFSFHETKNYSMGEGGALLLRDEKYVDDAIIIREKGTNRTLYKLGKVDKYSWIEPGSSYLPSEMNAAYLYAQLEKADEINDARMDHWNRYYNALRPLEEKGLIELPVVPKECVHNAHMFYIKCKDLEERSGLIKYLTSNDILPASHYVPLHSSKAGLIYGEFRGEDKYTTRESERLLRLPMYYKLTNEDLDEVVMRVKEYYKFS; from the coding sequence ATGCGTATCAATTTTAATGTACCTCCATTTACTGGAAAAGAATTTGAGTATATCAAGGAATGCGTTGAGAATCAGAAAATATGTGGTGATGGTCCATATACTGCCAAGGCAAATGAATGGATTGAGAAGAAGACAGGAGTAACTAAGGCACTTCTTACAACATCCTGCACACATGCTACAGAGATGTCAGCTATCCTTGCTGGGATCAAGGAAGGAGATGAAGTTATCCTTCCATCCTATACCTTTGTTTCTACAGCAAACGCTTTTGTCCTTAGGGGAGCCAAGGTAGTTTTCGTAGACATCAGACCTGATACAATGAATATAGATGAGAATCTTATTGAGCAGGCTATTACTCCCAAAACTAAGGCAATTGTTCCTGTTCACTATGCTGGTGTTGCCTGCGAGATGGACACTATCATGGATATTGCCAAGAGGCATAACCTGATAGTTATCGAAGATGCTGCTCAGGGCGTTATGTCCACATACAAAGGAAGAGCTCTCGGCTCAATAGGTGACTTTGGTAACTTTAGCTTCCATGAGACCAAGAACTACAGTATGGGAGAAGGCGGAGCACTTCTTTTAAGAGATGAGAAGTATGTTGACGACGCTATCATTATCAGAGAAAAGGGAACTAACCGTACTCTTTATAAACTTGGCAAAGTTGATAAATACAGCTGGATAGAGCCAGGATCTTCTTACCTTCCAAGTGAAATGAATGCTGCTTATCTGTATGCACAGCTTGAGAAGGCCGATGAGATCAATGACGCCAGAATGGACCATTGGAACAGATATTACAATGCTCTTAGACCACTGGAGGAAAAGGGCCTTATCGAACTTCCGGTTGTTCCGAAGGAATGCGTACATAATGCGCATATGTTCTACATTAAATGTAAGGATCTTGAAGAGAGAAGCGGACTTATTAAGTATCTTACCAGCAACGACATACTTCCTGCTTCTCATTACGTACCTCTTCATTCTTCCAAGGCAGGACTTATCTATGGTGAATTCAGAGGAGAAGATAAGTACACAACAAGAGAGAGTGAGAGGCTGTTAAGACTCCCAATGTACTACAAACTTACAAATGAAGATCTTGATGAAGTAGTTATGAGAGTCAAGGAGTACTACAAGTTCAGCTAA
- a CDS encoding glycosyltransferase family 2 protein, with product MAEKVISFVIPCYRSEKTLGSVIDEIDRTMATRDDYSHNIILVNDGSPDNTWEAICQEVKKASDGHILGINFAKNFGQHAALMAGLGRANGDYVVCLDDDGQTPADEVFKLIDALENGADVAYARYEHKQHNVFRNFGTFMNESMATIMLGKPKDLYVSSYFAARRFIVDEMVKYESSYPYVIGLVLRTTKNIVNVDVHHRKREVGQSGYTFSKLLGLWINGFTAFSIKPLRIATFTGCSFAALGFIYGIYTIIKKFVRPDVPVGFSALMSAVIFIGGMLMLMLGMIGEYLGRVYISQNKNPQYVIRETTEDGKK from the coding sequence ATGGCGGAAAAAGTAATAAGCTTTGTTATTCCCTGCTACAGGTCAGAGAAAACGCTTGGCTCAGTAATAGATGAAATAGACAGAACCATGGCTACAAGAGATGATTATAGCCATAATATTATCCTGGTTAATGACGGATCCCCTGATAATACCTGGGAGGCCATTTGCCAGGAGGTTAAAAAAGCATCTGACGGACATATTCTTGGAATCAATTTTGCCAAGAACTTTGGACAGCATGCGGCGCTTATGGCTGGACTTGGAAGGGCAAATGGGGACTACGTTGTCTGTCTTGATGATGATGGCCAGACACCTGCTGACGAGGTATTCAAACTCATAGATGCACTTGAAAATGGTGCTGATGTAGCTTATGCAAGATATGAACACAAGCAGCATAACGTTTTCAGAAATTTTGGAACCTTCATGAATGAATCAATGGCAACTATAATGCTTGGTAAGCCCAAGGATTTGTATGTATCAAGCTATTTTGCGGCCAGAAGGTTTATTGTAGATGAGATGGTCAAATATGAGAGCTCATATCCTTACGTAATTGGTCTTGTTCTTAGGACAACCAAAAATATAGTGAACGTGGACGTTCATCACAGAAAACGTGAGGTGGGTCAGAGCGGATATACTTTTTCAAAGCTTCTTGGCCTGTGGATAAACGGCTTTACTGCCTTTAGTATCAAACCTCTTAGAATAGCTACTTTTACAGGATGTTCATTTGCTGCACTTGGCTTCATTTATGGTATTTATACAATTATCAAGAAATTTGTAAGACCGGATGTTCCTGTTGGATTTTCGGCACTTATGAGCGCAGTCATTTTTATTGGGGGAATGCTTATGCTCATGCTGGGAATGATCGGAGAATATCTGGGAAGAGTTTATATTTCTCAGAACAAGAATCCACAATATGTTATTCGTGAGACAACGGAAGATGGAAAAAAGTAA